Proteins from one Deltaproteobacteria bacterium genomic window:
- a CDS encoding O-methyltransferase, which produces MKQSSETDSYIVNPEIEDYLSSLTPVEDAILKEMELYAGNNDFPIVGPLVGRFLSQIALMTGAKKVLELGSGFGYSAYWFAGSVGEGGSVVFTELSPGNSRLAEDYLTRAGVRDRVRIITGNALDVLDSAQDEFDIIFNDIDKEYYPEVVDKAYAKLRKGGLLITDNVLWFGRVVSGDNSPSTEGVREFTRLLLSREGFFTTIIPIRDGVSLSLKL; this is translated from the coding sequence GTGAAGCAGTCCTCCGAGACAGATAGTTATATAGTAAACCCCGAGATCGAGGATTATCTGTCAAGCCTTACTCCCGTCGAAGACGCTATTTTAAAAGAGATGGAGCTCTATGCGGGGAATAACGATTTCCCCATCGTGGGACCGCTCGTAGGAAGGTTTCTCTCACAGATTGCGCTTATGACAGGGGCCAAAAAGGTCCTTGAGCTGGGGTCGGGTTTCGGATATTCCGCGTACTGGTTTGCCGGATCGGTCGGGGAGGGCGGATCGGTGGTCTTTACGGAATTATCCCCCGGGAACTCAAGACTCGCGGAGGACTATTTGACCAGAGCCGGGGTCAGGGACAGAGTGAGGATAATAACGGGGAACGCGCTTGATGTTCTGGACAGCGCTCAGGATGAATTCGATATTATCTTCAACGATATAGACAAGGAATATTATCCTGAGGTTGTGGATAAGGCTTACGCGAAATTAAGGAAGGGAGGTCTCCTGATCACCGATAACGTACTCTGGTTCGGACGCGTCGTGAGCGGCGATAATTCCCCCAGCACCGAAGGGGTCAGGGAATTCACCCGTTTGCTGCTGTCGCGGGAGGGTTTTTTCACCACGATAATTCCTATAAGAGACGGCGTGTCGCTCAGCCTGAAATTATGA
- a CDS encoding YhdH/YhfP family quinone oxidoreductase yields the protein MSDKKFRALVVEETDENKFSRTIKERLIDELPGGDVLIRVHYSSLNYKDALSASGNRGVTKNYPHTPGVDASGVVEESSAGDLNPGDRVIVTGFDLGANTSGGYGEYIRVPAGWVVRLPQGLSLKESMVFGTAGFTAALSVYKMEQFGVVPATGEVLVTGATGGVGSVATGILARAGYHVVAATGKTEQKQFLLDLGVKEVISREDAKDDSGRPMLKGRWAGVVDTVGGEILATAIKSAKHGGVVTCCGNVASADLPINVYPFILRGVSLVGIDSAYCPMEIRQKVWDKIADLWKFHKLDTLTKEISLEELEPEVELILQGKQKGRVVVNLEK from the coding sequence ATGAGTGACAAAAAGTTCAGGGCATTGGTGGTGGAAGAAACGGATGAAAATAAATTCTCAAGGACTATTAAAGAGAGGTTAATAGATGAGCTTCCCGGAGGGGACGTTTTAATAAGGGTGCATTACTCTTCCCTCAATTATAAAGACGCCCTTTCCGCGTCGGGTAATAGAGGGGTCACCAAAAATTATCCGCATACCCCCGGCGTCGATGCATCGGGAGTGGTTGAGGAGAGCTCTGCCGGTGATCTGAATCCGGGCGACCGGGTCATAGTCACGGGTTTTGACCTCGGGGCGAATACCTCGGGCGGATACGGCGAGTACATAAGGGTGCCCGCCGGGTGGGTGGTACGGCTTCCCCAAGGACTTTCCCTGAAGGAAAGTATGGTTTTCGGCACGGCCGGATTTACCGCCGCCCTCTCCGTATACAAAATGGAGCAGTTCGGTGTTGTGCCTGCCACGGGAGAGGTCCTCGTCACCGGCGCTACAGGGGGAGTGGGAAGCGTCGCGACCGGAATTCTCGCAAGAGCCGGATATCACGTGGTTGCCGCAACAGGGAAGACTGAGCAGAAACAGTTCCTCCTCGATCTCGGCGTCAAGGAAGTAATAAGCAGGGAAGACGCAAAGGATGATTCAGGAAGGCCCATGCTCAAGGGAAGATGGGCGGGTGTGGTCGATACTGTAGGGGGCGAAATCCTCGCTACCGCGATCAAATCCGCAAAACACGGCGGAGTGGTTACGTGCTGCGGAAACGTGGCTTCAGCGGATCTCCCGATAAACGTCTATCCTTTCATCTTGAGAGGTGTGTCTCTCGTAGGGATTGATTCCGCTTACTGCCCGATGGAAATCCGTCAAAAGGTATGGGACAAGATTGCCGATCTCTGGAAATTCCATAAACTCGATACGCTGACCAAAGAGATTTCCCTCGAAGAGCTCGAGCCTGAGGTTGAGCTTATACTTCAGGGCAAACAGAAGGGAAGGGTGGTCGTTAACCTGGAGAAGTAG
- the glnD gene encoding [protein-PII] uridylyltransferase, with amino-acid sequence MSKPADIIVETEDTSRDLKERLTRKEAELEEYHKNKAKRNRALSGSLLAKKRSDIVDKLIRQALAQQGLNNLKNVSVVALGGYGRNELCPYSDVDLMFLYKPRNKTQAKEATEKLLYLLWDLNLDVGHSLRTIDECMELSEDEDTTVLTSLLDGRYVFGDRELCEDLNTKIFSQLLPAISHKFIQSKVKENEQRLNRFGRSVYLLEPNVKEGEGGLRDIHYALWIAQAKFKVKTFSELLPKGILIEKEIRIFEKALNFLLLIRSELHYLAGRREDRLGFEFQKKVAEFLGFKDAELPAVERFMRIYYLRANELREQSRRLIDKCVTDHKSGIRSSKKIVLDNGFIIHGGVLSVSNVNIFKENPANLMRAFEYADKHQVRMSTYLLDLIRDNLSFTAMDEKLRRNPELNASFLRLLKKGKNVADTLFEMNRLRFLGNYIPEFGKIVCMVQHDAYHVYTVDVHSIFMVREIENLLNYKYDKDLPLLTKTAESLMNRHVLYLACLFHDMGKGEGKGHAEKGAAMIPRIARRMGLSKDEIEQLQFLVKNHLLMSHFSQRRDIHDHSLIVRFAKQVKNLETLSLLYLLTFADIKSVGPDVWTNWKGMLLKELFIRTARVLERGTYRKEDPLARQKRMTEEVVKMLDRKISRRNVRKILKTMPESYFSSFSPRKIAYHMGLVDKSKDGVGMDVLYHTDDEFDEFTFWGFDEPGIFSKLCGVIRATGLNVLGARITTRNDGRILDVFYVNKFGKSVKEGDEIWDKLGKNMRQVLIGKMDVEKIVAKRKLDKPIYGKAIPQYPARIMVDNESSDLATVVDVYTHDRSGLLYDITKTLRNLELSIEYAKISTKVDQVVDAFYVVDSSGKKITDPEKIEDIKNALMESIAAG; translated from the coding sequence ATGAGTAAACCTGCTGATATAATTGTTGAAACGGAAGACACGAGCCGTGATTTGAAGGAAAGGCTTACCCGGAAAGAGGCCGAGCTGGAGGAATACCATAAAAATAAAGCCAAGCGCAACAGGGCTTTGTCGGGGAGCCTCCTTGCAAAAAAGAGGTCGGATATTGTCGATAAGCTCATCAGACAGGCGCTCGCTCAGCAGGGTTTGAACAATCTCAAGAATGTATCCGTGGTGGCGCTCGGCGGTTACGGCAGAAACGAGCTTTGCCCCTATTCCGATGTGGATTTGATGTTTTTATACAAGCCCCGGAATAAAACCCAGGCCAAAGAGGCAACCGAAAAACTTCTATACCTTCTGTGGGACTTAAACCTCGACGTCGGTCATTCCCTGAGAACCATAGACGAGTGCATGGAGCTTTCAGAGGATGAAGACACTACTGTTCTAACTTCGCTTCTCGACGGCAGGTACGTTTTCGGCGATAGAGAGTTGTGCGAGGATTTGAATACGAAAATCTTCAGTCAGCTCCTCCCTGCTATTTCCCACAAGTTCATTCAGAGCAAGGTAAAGGAAAATGAACAAAGGCTCAACAGATTCGGAAGGTCGGTGTACCTTCTGGAGCCTAATGTTAAAGAGGGAGAAGGCGGACTAAGAGACATACACTATGCCCTGTGGATAGCACAGGCAAAGTTCAAGGTGAAGACGTTTTCGGAGCTCCTACCCAAAGGAATATTGATTGAAAAGGAGATAAGGATCTTCGAGAAAGCCCTTAATTTTCTCCTCCTGATACGCTCGGAGCTTCATTATCTGGCTGGCAGAAGAGAGGACAGGCTCGGATTCGAGTTTCAGAAAAAGGTCGCGGAATTTCTCGGATTTAAGGACGCGGAATTGCCCGCGGTAGAACGGTTCATGAGGATATACTATCTGAGAGCCAATGAATTAAGAGAGCAGTCCAGAAGGCTTATAGACAAATGCGTTACGGATCATAAGTCCGGAATCCGCTCTTCGAAGAAGATCGTTCTGGATAACGGATTTATCATACACGGGGGAGTGCTTTCGGTCTCCAACGTAAACATCTTTAAGGAAAACCCCGCAAACCTCATGAGGGCTTTTGAGTATGCCGACAAACATCAGGTCAGGATGAGCACTTACCTGCTTGACCTCATCCGGGACAACCTGAGCTTTACGGCAATGGACGAAAAGTTAAGGAGAAACCCAGAGCTCAATGCATCATTTCTGAGACTGCTCAAGAAGGGAAAAAATGTCGCCGACACGCTGTTCGAAATGAACCGGCTTCGTTTTCTGGGGAATTACATACCGGAGTTCGGAAAGATAGTATGCATGGTTCAGCACGACGCGTATCACGTTTACACCGTTGACGTTCATTCGATATTCATGGTGAGGGAGATAGAGAATCTTCTCAATTACAAATACGATAAGGATCTCCCGCTCCTTACGAAAACTGCGGAATCTCTTATGAACAGGCACGTGTTGTATCTCGCGTGTCTGTTTCACGATATGGGAAAAGGAGAGGGTAAGGGCCATGCCGAGAAAGGAGCGGCCATGATACCCAGGATCGCCAGAAGAATGGGTCTCTCGAAGGATGAGATCGAGCAGCTCCAGTTCCTCGTAAAGAACCACCTTCTCATGTCCCATTTTTCTCAGAGAAGGGATATCCATGATCACAGCCTGATAGTGAGATTCGCGAAGCAGGTAAAAAATCTGGAGACCCTCAGTCTCCTGTATCTGCTTACTTTCGCCGATATTAAATCCGTCGGCCCGGATGTCTGGACCAACTGGAAAGGGATGCTTCTGAAAGAGCTTTTTATAAGAACCGCAAGAGTGCTCGAAAGGGGAACGTACAGGAAAGAGGACCCGTTGGCGAGGCAGAAAAGAATGACCGAAGAGGTCGTTAAAATGCTCGACAGGAAGATTTCGAGAAGAAATGTGAGAAAGATACTCAAGACAATGCCCGAGTCTTATTTCTCAAGTTTCTCCCCCCGTAAGATCGCCTACCATATGGGACTCGTGGATAAATCTAAAGACGGCGTCGGAATGGATGTGCTTTATCATACCGACGATGAATTCGATGAGTTTACTTTCTGGGGCTTCGATGAGCCGGGTATATTTTCCAAGCTGTGCGGCGTGATAAGGGCAACCGGCCTCAACGTGCTGGGAGCTCGAATCACGACCAGGAACGACGGAAGAATCCTGGACGTATTTTATGTGAACAAATTCGGCAAATCGGTGAAGGAGGGGGACGAGATTTGGGATAAGCTGGGCAAAAATATGCGTCAGGTGCTTATAGGCAAGATGGATGTTGAGAAGATTGTTGCGAAAAGAAAGCTGGACAAGCCCATTTACGGCAAGGCGATTCCGCAGTACCCTGCGCGGATCATGGTAGATAATGAATCCTCGGATCTGGCTACCGTTGTAGATGTATATACCCACGACAGGTCCGGGCTTTTATACGATATTACGAAGACGCTGAGGAATCTGGAGCTTTCGATTGAGTACGCCAAGATTTCGACAAAGGTCGATCAGGTAGTGGACGCGTTTTACGTCGTGGATTCGAGCGGAAAGAAAATAACGGACCCTGAAAAGATTGAAGATATAAAGAACGCGCTGATGGAATCGATTGCTGCCGGTTAA
- a CDS encoding cob(I)yrinic acid a,c-diamide adenosyltransferase, with product MSKKRITRVYTKTGDEGLTSLVGGTRVSKASPRVEAYGDVDELNAVLGIARTHAKSESIKNTVETIQNDLFIIGAELASPPDLEVPRIGGDRIKEIESEIDKFLEELEPLKEFILPSGSTGGSFLHFARTVARRSERKIVKLMKQEEVGKNVLIYINRLSDLLFVMARIENKESKYAETFVEFRKK from the coding sequence ATGTCCAAAAAGAGAATAACAAGGGTATATACCAAGACCGGGGACGAGGGCCTGACGTCTCTTGTGGGCGGCACCAGAGTGAGCAAAGCGTCTCCGAGGGTGGAGGCGTACGGCGATGTTGACGAGCTCAACGCGGTCCTGGGAATTGCCCGCACTCATGCAAAAAGCGAATCGATCAAAAATACCGTAGAAACCATTCAGAACGATCTATTCATAATCGGCGCCGAGCTTGCGAGTCCTCCGGATCTGGAAGTTCCCAGAATCGGCGGGGACCGGATAAAAGAAATAGAATCCGAGATCGACAAATTCCTTGAGGAACTGGAGCCTTTAAAAGAATTCATCCTGCCGAGCGGCAGTACCGGCGGATCCTTTCTCCATTTCGCGCGGACCGTAGCAAGAAGGTCCGAGCGGAAGATAGTTAAGCTTATGAAGCAGGAAGAGGTCGGCAAGAACGTGCTGATATATATTAACAGGCTGTCCGACCTGCTGTTTGTGATGGCCCGGATTGAGAACAAGGAAAGTAAATACGCCGAAACATTTGTGGAGTTCCGAAAAAAGTGA
- the ruvX gene encoding Holliday junction resolvase RuvX, translating to MRTLALDVGTKTIGVAVSDELGITASGVTTIKRKSFEYDKRELARLIERYSPSEILVGIPYRSDGTVGKRGEGILKFAGKIKEAFHLPVVYWDESFSTAGAERFLIHADLGRKKRKKVIDKMAAVYILAEYLESKRTVREEN from the coding sequence ATGCGCACGCTTGCCCTTGACGTGGGGACAAAAACGATAGGAGTGGCCGTGAGCGACGAGCTAGGCATCACCGCCAGCGGCGTTACGACTATCAAAAGGAAGAGTTTTGAGTACGATAAGAGAGAGCTCGCCCGGCTGATAGAGAGGTACAGCCCCTCCGAAATTCTAGTCGGCATCCCCTACAGGAGCGACGGAACGGTCGGTAAAAGGGGCGAGGGTATATTAAAGTTCGCCGGGAAAATAAAGGAGGCCTTTCACCTCCCGGTTGTGTACTGGGACGAGAGCTTCTCAACCGCGGGAGCCGAGCGGTTTCTGATTCACGCCGACCTTGGCAGAAAGAAGAGAAAGAAGGTGATAGACAAGATGGCGGCCGTATATATACTCGCCGAGTATCTGGAGTCAAAGAGGACAGTCAGAGAGGAGAATTGA
- a CDS encoding alpha/beta fold hydrolase, translated as MPRVSVNGVNIYYETHGRGYPVVLIGGLGSQIESWATQVPIYSEHFKVVVFDNRGAGRSDKPEPGYTTRDMADDAASLMSELGIDTAHIVGKSMGGMIGQWLAINHPARVNKLVMGCSSASRDEVGDEILRMGREIATKIGTKAVWLMALYLGYSREYIENNIGNIKKTMASLPESPEALQGYLGQSYACESHNTTDSLHKISSPALVMLGGADLIASPRRSRLLSEQIPDSKLKVFEGAGHGFWRERQEEVDRLVLEFLLGD; from the coding sequence ATGCCCAGAGTAAGCGTAAACGGTGTAAATATATACTATGAGACGCACGGCCGGGGCTACCCGGTGGTGCTCATAGGCGGACTGGGAAGCCAGATAGAAAGCTGGGCCACGCAGGTCCCGATTTACTCGGAGCATTTCAAAGTAGTTGTCTTCGACAACCGGGGAGCCGGAAGGTCGGATAAGCCTGAGCCCGGATATACAACACGGGATATGGCGGATGACGCCGCTTCTCTCATGAGCGAGCTCGGGATCGATACTGCGCATATAGTCGGAAAGTCGATGGGGGGAATGATAGGGCAGTGGCTTGCAATTAATCATCCGGCCCGGGTGAACAAGCTCGTAATGGGCTGCTCTTCGGCGTCGAGGGACGAAGTGGGGGATGAGATACTCAGAATGGGCAGAGAAATCGCGACCAAAATAGGGACGAAAGCAGTCTGGCTTATGGCGCTCTATCTCGGTTATTCAAGAGAGTACATCGAAAACAACATCGGTAACATCAAAAAGACAATGGCATCGCTCCCGGAGAGCCCGGAAGCTCTTCAGGGCTATCTGGGACAGAGTTACGCTTGCGAGAGTCATAATACGACCGATTCGCTACATAAAATAAGCTCCCCGGCGCTCGTAATGCTCGGGGGAGCGGACCTGATAGCGTCGCCACGGCGCTCCCGCTTGCTGTCCGAGCAGATTCCTGACTCCAAACTCAAGGTTTTCGAGGGTGCGGGACACGGATTCTGGAGAGAAAGGCAGGAAGAAGTGGACAGGCTTGTACTTGAATTTCTGCTCGGCGATTGA
- a CDS encoding ammonium transporter — protein sequence MRTTNSAVRTIVLFLPFFLFLLFLLVPERSFSEEPLEYTPESAETVVPEIDTGDTAWMLTSTLLVLMMTIPGLFLFYGGLVRAKNALGTIMHSFIIVALVSIQWILIGYTLAFGPDVSGIIGNLDWLGLNGVGPAPFEGYASTIPHYVFMAFQMTFAVITVALITGAFAERIKFSTFIVFVLLWTTFIYDPIAHWVWGGGWIGAMGALDFAGGTVVHISSGAAALAAALLFGKRRGYGREPMPPHFLPFSVIGASLLWVGWFGFNAGSSLAADGLASLAFVTTNTATAAAVLGWVFTEWIVRGKPTVLGAATGAVAGLVAITPAAGFVSPMSAILIGFVAGFLCFNAVNLKPRLGYDDSLDVVGVHGIGGTWGALATGLFATTTVNAGGGNGLFFGDSHQFVVQLISVVVTWVFAFAGTAVIIVVLKAVMGLRVSEEQEADGLDLGEHGEVAYTGFQMVHGFGKTEGSAGSYEEE from the coding sequence ATGCGTACGACTAATTCCGCGGTCAGAACGATTGTTCTATTTTTGCCATTTTTCCTGTTTCTATTATTTCTGCTGGTTCCCGAACGGTCATTCTCGGAAGAGCCTCTTGAATATACACCCGAGTCGGCTGAAACAGTCGTGCCCGAAATAGACACCGGCGACACAGCCTGGATGCTCACCTCCACCTTGCTCGTATTGATGATGACTATTCCTGGTCTTTTTCTCTTTTACGGCGGGCTTGTAAGGGCTAAAAACGCCCTCGGCACTATAATGCACAGCTTCATAATAGTCGCCCTTGTATCAATACAATGGATTTTGATCGGATACACACTTGCTTTCGGGCCCGATGTCTCGGGTATAATCGGCAACCTGGACTGGCTGGGACTAAACGGAGTCGGACCTGCTCCCTTCGAGGGATATGCGTCAACGATTCCTCATTACGTGTTTATGGCGTTTCAAATGACTTTTGCCGTCATAACAGTCGCGCTTATAACGGGCGCGTTCGCCGAGCGCATAAAGTTCAGCACATTTATTGTTTTCGTTCTCCTCTGGACAACATTTATCTATGATCCCATAGCCCACTGGGTTTGGGGCGGCGGATGGATAGGAGCTATGGGCGCGCTCGACTTTGCCGGTGGTACAGTAGTGCACATCAGCTCGGGCGCGGCGGCGCTTGCGGCAGCGCTCCTCTTCGGCAAAAGAAGGGGGTACGGACGGGAACCCATGCCTCCCCACTTCCTGCCGTTCAGTGTTATAGGGGCCTCTCTCCTGTGGGTGGGATGGTTCGGTTTTAACGCCGGGAGCTCCTTGGCGGCCGACGGCCTTGCTTCCCTGGCTTTTGTAACCACTAATACCGCAACCGCGGCGGCGGTCCTGGGCTGGGTGTTTACCGAATGGATCGTAAGGGGCAAGCCTACCGTACTTGGCGCGGCCACGGGGGCTGTTGCGGGGCTTGTCGCGATAACGCCCGCTGCCGGATTCGTAAGCCCCATGTCGGCAATCCTGATCGGGTTCGTAGCGGGATTCCTCTGCTTCAATGCGGTCAATCTGAAGCCCAGACTTGGCTACGATGACTCTCTCGACGTTGTAGGAGTGCACGGTATCGGAGGCACCTGGGGCGCCCTTGCCACGGGTTTATTCGCTACTACGACTGTAAACGCGGGTGGTGGAAACGGCCTTTTCTTCGGTGATTCTCACCAGTTTGTAGTCCAGCTTATAAGCGTTGTCGTTACATGGGTATTCGCGTTTGCCGGCACCGCTGTGATAATTGTCGTTCTCAAGGCGGTCATGGGTCTCAGGGTTTCGGAAGAACAGGAAGCGGACGGTCTCGACCTCGGAGAGCACGGAGAGGTCGCCTATACGGGTTTTCAGATGGTTCACGGTTTTGGTAAAACCGAAGGCAGCGCCGGCAGCTATGAAGAGGAGTAG
- a CDS encoding LON peptidase substrate-binding domain-containing protein, which translates to MKPVEYAILIFWILKIGQLKIMDLSSLDLKDVYNLKSFSGTIPLFPLSTVVFFPNTLLPLHIFEPRYQQMVHDVMESEKIIGMALLKPGWESNYYGNPEVFDVAGMGRVVSSEMFKDGRMNIVLYGLKRVKIEKIVQDKPYRLANVSIMENLHSAGDEAYRERIEKLVTKWNFVLDEEQKSHRININTKLPLDSLTDALATLISSNIFDKQMLLEEPSIEKRAEAIIKYLQTRLDIVSVTSKKRNKIIDKRNLN; encoded by the coding sequence ATGAAGCCCGTCGAGTATGCTATACTTATTTTCTGGATTCTAAAAATCGGGCAGTTGAAAATTATGGACTTGTCATCACTGGACCTGAAAGACGTATACAATCTGAAAAGCTTCTCCGGTACGATTCCTCTATTTCCGCTATCGACGGTTGTATTTTTCCCTAACACCCTTTTGCCGCTTCACATATTCGAGCCGAGATATCAACAAATGGTACACGATGTTATGGAATCGGAAAAAATAATCGGCATGGCTCTCCTGAAACCGGGCTGGGAATCGAACTACTACGGCAACCCCGAAGTATTCGATGTTGCGGGTATGGGAAGGGTAGTAAGCTCGGAAATGTTCAAGGACGGAAGGATGAATATTGTTCTTTACGGATTGAAAAGGGTTAAAATAGAGAAAATAGTTCAGGATAAACCGTACCGGCTGGCCAATGTAAGCATAATGGAGAACCTGCACAGCGCGGGCGATGAGGCCTACAGGGAACGGATAGAGAAACTTGTCACCAAATGGAACTTTGTACTCGACGAGGAGCAGAAATCCCACAGGATTAATATAAATACGAAACTGCCCCTGGACAGCCTGACAGACGCCCTTGCCACGCTTATCTCTTCAAATATTTTTGATAAACAGATGCTTCTGGAAGAGCCGAGCATAGAGAAAAGAGCCGAGGCGATTATTAAATATCTCCAGACGAGGCTCGATATTGTATCCGTCACATCCAAGAAGAGAAACAAGATTATAGATAAGCGAAATCTCAATTAG
- the arfB gene encoding alternative ribosome rescue aminoacyl-tRNA hydrolase ArfB, giving the protein MIRITPRISLDESEIRMDFVRSSGPGGQNVNKLATAAQLRFDIKNSPNLPDDVRERLIQIAGNKVTRSGVLIIEASRFRTQETNRNDAVNRLTELIRRAAKKPALRRKTRPTLKSQRQRLETKRQKGKVKELRKSVKQTEE; this is encoded by the coding sequence ATGATAAGAATTACGCCCCGTATATCCCTGGACGAGAGTGAAATCCGGATGGATTTTGTCCGCTCTTCCGGCCCCGGGGGTCAGAACGTCAACAAACTCGCTACCGCCGCGCAGCTCAGGTTCGATATTAAAAATTCACCGAACCTGCCCGATGATGTCCGCGAGCGTCTTATTCAGATAGCCGGGAATAAAGTCACCCGGAGCGGAGTGCTCATTATAGAGGCATCGAGGTTCAGGACACAGGAAACTAATCGCAATGATGCCGTGAACCGTTTGACAGAGCTTATTCGAAGGGCCGCCAAAAAACCCGCCCTAAGACGGAAAACCAGGCCTACGCTCAAGTCGCAGAGGCAACGGCTCGAGACAAAAAGGCAGAAGGGCAAGGTCAAAGAATTGCGAAAATCCGTAAAACAAACCGAAGAGTAA
- the trxA gene encoding thioredoxin gives MSKTTLVTDDNFEKEVINSEVPVLLDFWAEWCGPCRAIAPVLEEIAGEYEDKLKIAKLNVDENPKTTQAYGIRSIPTMIIFKQGKPRNVITGALPKGQIVDAIDGTLEDRVAV, from the coding sequence ATGAGCAAAACCACGCTGGTAACAGACGATAATTTTGAAAAAGAGGTCATTAATTCCGAAGTCCCCGTTCTACTCGACTTCTGGGCTGAATGGTGCGGCCCTTGCCGCGCTATAGCGCCCGTTCTCGAGGAGATAGCCGGGGAATACGAGGACAAATTGAAAATAGCTAAGCTGAATGTGGATGAAAATCCCAAAACCACCCAGGCGTACGGGATCAGAAGCATTCCGACGATGATTATATTCAAGCAAGGAAAACCTCGAAATGTCATCACGGGGGCCCTCCCGAAGGGGCAAATCGTGGATGCGATTGACGGAACGCTGGAGGACAGAGTAGCAGTCTGA